A genomic stretch from Candidatus Aegiribacteria sp. includes:
- a CDS encoding DUF1343 domain-containing protein: MGKTRDRKRRRAKIQRQNRNTPARRQVGILTGSDLKTGLDRLTRKMLPGGRIGLLSHYAAVNSRYRSSLDVIAAIPDIELQMLFGPQHGFHGETQDNMIEWEGYTHPHYGIPVFSLYGETRSPDPSILEGLDCLVVDLQDVGARYFTYIYTMAYCLRVCREARVPVVVLDRPNPLGNSIIEGKPLKKGYESFVGLYPIPVRHGLTIGEMALLFARLDGLPEPSVIKMGEWDGEGIPADYPWVYPSPNMPTPEAASVYPGMCLLEATNLSEGRGTTRPFTVFGAPWIKGMELCERLNGTVWTEGAVLRSHTFIPTFNKNSGEMCYGAEIHVLDKSAFRPLRTGLGILLEVFRYSRTRWNDPPYEYEYRKMPIDILSGGPEVREAINRSDSEALLELAGGNPVQHTEFTGDTLLYEREFRS, from the coding sequence ATGGGAAAGACACGAGATCGAAAAAGACGTCGCGCGAAGATTCAGCGACAGAATCGTAATACTCCGGCGCGGAGACAGGTTGGAATTCTGACGGGGTCGGATCTTAAGACAGGTCTTGACAGGCTTACTCGCAAAATGCTTCCAGGAGGAAGGATCGGGCTTCTTTCCCATTATGCGGCGGTGAATTCCAGATACAGGTCTTCACTGGATGTTATTGCGGCCATTCCGGATATTGAACTTCAAATGCTGTTCGGACCCCAGCATGGCTTTCATGGCGAGACCCAGGACAACATGATAGAGTGGGAAGGATATACGCATCCCCATTACGGGATACCCGTATTCAGCCTTTACGGTGAGACACGCAGTCCTGATCCGTCAATCCTTGAAGGACTTGATTGCCTGGTGGTAGATCTCCAGGATGTAGGCGCGAGATATTTCACTTACATTTACACGATGGCATACTGTTTGAGGGTCTGCCGGGAAGCTCGCGTGCCCGTTGTTGTGCTTGACAGGCCGAATCCGCTCGGCAATTCAATAATCGAAGGAAAGCCTCTGAAAAAAGGCTACGAATCCTTTGTAGGGCTGTATCCCATACCGGTCAGGCATGGTCTGACGATTGGGGAGATGGCCCTTCTTTTCGCCCGGCTTGACGGCCTTCCCGAACCTTCGGTTATTAAAATGGGCGAATGGGACGGAGAAGGCATCCCGGCCGATTACCCATGGGTTTATCCGTCCCCCAACATGCCTACCCCCGAAGCAGCATCAGTCTATCCAGGAATGTGTCTGCTGGAAGCCACCAACCTTTCAGAGGGGAGAGGAACCACAAGGCCATTCACAGTTTTCGGTGCCCCCTGGATTAAAGGAATGGAGCTTTGCGAAAGGCTTAATGGAACCGTATGGACGGAAGGAGCGGTTCTACGTTCACACACGTTTATTCCCACCTTCAACAAAAATTCCGGAGAAATGTGTTATGGTGCCGAGATTCATGTACTTGACAAATCCGCATTCAGACCTCTCCGAACCGGACTGGGCATTCTGCTCGAAGTTTTCAGATATTCCCGGACAAGGTGGAATGATCCGCCATACGAATACGAATACAGGAAAATGCCTATAGACATTCTTTCGGGAGGACCAGAGGTGAGGGAAGCGATAAACAGAAGCGATTCGGAAGCTCTTCTAGAACTGGCCGGTGGTAATCCTGTCCAACATACAGAGTTTACCGGTGATACTCTTCTATACGAGAGGGAGTTCCGCAGTTGA
- a CDS encoding 3-isopropylmalate dehydratase large subunit — protein MGRTLIEKIMSSHGGGDCHPGDVVWIDIDNRTARDFAGANVVGNLEKYGGDSPIADKSKTFFTFDCNVPANTIPYANNQQRIRNYAGKNDLKVYDVDAGIGSHVVIEEKYAKPGTTTVGTDSHLNIMGSVGAFGQGMGDVDIAYAFKTGKVWFEIPESIKVTLEGMPAEGTEAKDVALAMLRRFSNHELLGKSVEIYGQWVENASLEDCVTLSSLATEMGAIIALIPPNKKVLDFFGMGRGEAVYADSDTVYLEDYSLDIKGLEPLIAAPPSPTNVYTVLEKTDVKVDGVFVGSCTNGTYQDLKYAAELLRGRKVAPGVMLKVVPATRATWAKLLEEGLLKDMFDAGAIVSNAGCGGCASGQIGMTGEGEVQISTSNRNFKGKQGKGNTYLAGIGTAVASAVLGRIASVHELKEVR, from the coding sequence ATGGGCAGAACTCTAATCGAGAAAATCATGTCATCCCATGGCGGAGGAGATTGCCACCCCGGAGATGTGGTCTGGATCGATATCGACAACAGGACGGCAAGGGATTTCGCAGGAGCGAACGTTGTGGGGAACCTTGAAAAGTACGGAGGGGATTCTCCCATAGCTGACAAATCGAAGACATTTTTCACTTTCGACTGCAACGTTCCGGCGAATACCATTCCCTATGCCAACAATCAGCAGCGGATCAGAAACTATGCCGGAAAGAACGACCTTAAGGTTTACGATGTCGATGCCGGTATAGGTTCCCATGTTGTTATCGAAGAGAAATACGCGAAACCAGGAACGACTACGGTCGGAACAGACAGCCACCTCAACATTATGGGTTCTGTGGGGGCTTTCGGGCAGGGAATGGGTGATGTGGACATCGCCTATGCTTTTAAAACCGGGAAAGTCTGGTTTGAAATTCCCGAATCCATAAAAGTTACACTTGAGGGAATGCCTGCTGAAGGAACAGAGGCCAAGGATGTTGCTCTGGCCATGCTCAGAAGGTTCAGCAATCATGAACTGCTTGGCAAATCTGTTGAGATATACGGACAGTGGGTTGAGAACGCGTCACTGGAGGACTGCGTAACACTCTCGAGTCTCGCCACGGAAATGGGAGCTATAATAGCTCTGATACCACCGAATAAAAAGGTTCTGGATTTCTTCGGTATGGGCCGCGGTGAAGCTGTTTATGCGGATTCGGATACTGTTTATCTGGAGGATTATTCACTTGATATAAAGGGGCTGGAACCTCTGATTGCTGCCCCGCCCAGCCCGACGAATGTGTATACCGTATTGGAAAAGACCGATGTAAAGGTAGACGGAGTCTTCGTGGGAAGCTGTACTAACGGTACCTACCAGGACCTGAAGTATGCGGCGGAACTGCTGCGGGGCAGGAAAGTGGCCCCCGGCGTCATGTTGAAAGTCGTACCCGCAACGAGGGCAACCTGGGCAAAACTTCTTGAGGAAGGTCTTCTGAAGGATATGTTCGATGCCGGCGCCATCGTCAGCAACGCCGGCTGCGGCGGATGCGCCTCGGGTCAGATTGGAATGACCGGAGAGGGAGAAGTACAGATAAGCACATCGAACAGGAATTTCAAGGGCAAGCAGGGTAAAGGCAATACCTATCTCGCCGGAATAGGAACAGCTGTGGCTTCCGCTGTGCTTGGCAG
- a CDS encoding metallophosphatase family protein produces MKIGIISDIHGNLPGLEACYKTLIGEGVDQIVCLGDLVQFGPYPSEVIDFMQRNEIDTVQGNCDRAVAKGRDSTGDSFVNVQWELLASELLQWTEDQISSEQRKYLKRLPSDIRYMVGSRRILCVHGLPGNICGSIGGRDSKEVYDFILKRNSCDILLLGHTHDMYLQPRNTRMIINPGSIGGGTLPEESTMAILDINEENTTASVSWQRIPFDMALYKKKYEYENLPETFLKCVTLGRDPRGKWYSEDFTRRQKWAEL; encoded by the coding sequence TTGAAAATAGGAATAATATCGGACATTCATGGGAATCTTCCAGGACTGGAAGCATGTTACAAAACGCTTATTGGAGAAGGTGTAGACCAGATTGTCTGCCTGGGGGATCTTGTCCAGTTCGGTCCGTACCCGTCGGAAGTTATCGATTTCATGCAGCGTAATGAGATTGATACCGTTCAAGGCAACTGTGACAGAGCGGTGGCAAAAGGGAGAGACAGTACTGGTGATTCATTTGTAAATGTTCAGTGGGAACTTCTGGCTTCCGAGCTGCTTCAATGGACGGAAGACCAGATCAGCTCCGAGCAAAGGAAATACCTTAAGAGACTTCCATCCGATATCCGGTACATGGTTGGAAGCCGGCGAATACTATGTGTTCACGGTTTGCCCGGGAATATCTGTGGAAGTATCGGGGGACGAGATTCAAAGGAAGTATACGATTTTATACTAAAACGGAATTCGTGCGATATTCTGCTGCTTGGTCATACCCACGATATGTACCTTCAGCCCAGAAATACACGTATGATTATAAATCCAGGAAGTATTGGGGGAGGAACTCTTCCGGAAGAATCAACAATGGCCATTCTGGATATTAATGAAGAGAACACTACCGCTTCTGTCAGCTGGCAGAGAATTCCCTTTGACATGGCTTTGTATAAGAAGAAATACGAATACGAAAATCTTCCGGAGACCTTTCTGAAATGCGTGACCCTTGGTAGAGACCCCAGGGGTAAATGGTATTCCGAAGATTTCACAAGGAGGCAGAAATGGGCAGAACTCTAA
- a CDS encoding 6-bladed beta-propeller, with protein MKYLLLIVISIAFLSGCGEDGQETAAVQDIPTLPVDTLGLMNEIGVETGDSTNTFGSIVSALIYQSNRILVLDQVACCVKIYDSNGNYLQQLSRQGNGPGELVMPWDMFIMADGRLMILDMGKRGFVVFDDSLQFVEEYGLWTQNPPMQGTAVSDSQFVAYKVDTDMADNEIVMNRRVALYTCGDKEWDQIFWQDSIEASMNEIIENPSMFILDLLDPLSIGGNGSHGIYFSLKDGEDYQVTGWNPEGEETLSICLNIEPVNKSMEEIAAESTYVNNYLNRMSGGGGAGLVFEPDSFKDMVIGVDIGPDGNLWVRRGTVDSPFFDIFDPENGELLHHTVFPAEGWSWKTSVSPEGVLAWEEDPEEGYQKLYILE; from the coding sequence ATGAAATATCTTCTGCTGATTGTCATCTCTATAGCTTTTCTTTCAGGATGCGGTGAAGACGGGCAGGAAACCGCAGCTGTTCAGGATATTCCGACCCTTCCTGTTGATACACTTGGCCTGATGAATGAGATCGGAGTTGAGACAGGCGATTCCACGAATACTTTCGGTTCCATAGTCAGCGCTCTTATCTATCAGAGTAACAGAATTCTGGTGCTTGATCAGGTCGCATGCTGCGTAAAGATCTACGACAGTAACGGTAATTACCTTCAGCAGCTGTCCAGGCAGGGCAATGGCCCTGGTGAACTGGTCATGCCGTGGGATATGTTCATTATGGCCGACGGCAGGCTGATGATTCTTGACATGGGAAAACGGGGATTCGTTGTATTCGATGATTCGCTGCAGTTCGTTGAGGAATACGGTCTCTGGACACAGAATCCGCCAATGCAGGGAACCGCGGTTTCTGACAGTCAATTTGTCGCCTACAAAGTTGACACGGATATGGCCGATAACGAGATCGTAATGAACCGTAGAGTAGCTCTTTATACCTGCGGAGATAAGGAATGGGATCAGATCTTCTGGCAGGATTCCATTGAAGCGAGTATGAATGAGATAATCGAGAATCCCTCCATGTTCATACTCGATCTTCTTGATCCGTTGAGTATCGGAGGAAACGGTTCACATGGAATCTATTTCTCTCTTAAAGATGGCGAGGATTATCAGGTAACCGGATGGAATCCGGAGGGAGAGGAAACCCTGAGCATCTGCCTGAATATCGAACCGGTAAACAAATCAATGGAAGAGATCGCCGCGGAGAGTACGTATGTAAACAACTACTTGAACCGGATGAGCGGCGGAGGTGGCGCGGGATTGGTCTTCGAGCCTGATTCATTCAAAGATATGGTGATAGGAGTAGATATAGGGCCGGATGGCAATCTATGGGTTCGGCGCGGTACGGTCGATAGTCCCTTCTTCGATATCTTCGATCCAGAGAACGGGGAACTTCTCCATCATACTGTATTCCCGGCAGAGGGCTGGAGTTGGAAAACAAGCGTTTCACCGGAAGGTGTCCTTGCATGGGAAGAGGATCCGGAAGAAGGTTATCAGAAACTCTACATTCTCGAGTAA
- the arfB gene encoding aminoacyl-tRNA hydrolase: MIEITSQISIPENELSFEFVRSGGPGGQKVNKTSSAVLLKFDVRNSPSLTDDIKDRLKAVAGNSLSNDGILVVHSRKYRSQIRNRENAICKLIKLIRKASKKQRSRRATEPTVTSERKRLIQKKKRGMLKKNRNYSPSDNDFQ; the protein is encoded by the coding sequence ATGATAGAGATAACCAGTCAGATAAGCATCCCCGAAAATGAATTGAGCTTTGAGTTCGTCCGCTCAGGAGGGCCGGGAGGTCAGAAAGTAAACAAGACTTCCTCGGCTGTTCTGCTTAAATTCGACGTTCGCAATTCTCCCTCCCTTACCGATGATATAAAAGACCGCCTGAAAGCTGTGGCGGGAAACAGTTTGAGTAACGATGGCATCCTGGTGGTTCACTCAAGGAAATATCGTTCGCAGATAAGAAACCGTGAGAATGCCATCTGTAAACTGATAAAATTAATAAGGAAAGCATCGAAAAAGCAAAGAAGCCGCAGGGCTACCGAACCAACTGTTACCTCAGAACGGAAAAGGCTGATTCAGAAGAAAAAGCGTGGGATGCTGAAAAAAAACAGGAATTACAGCCCTTCAGATAATGATTTCCAATAG
- a CDS encoding DUF362 domain-containing protein: MSKVFFLPIDKALMDGEFAKLLNKAADMKGIRPTDTVAVKIHPGEEGNTSYVSPDNVNRVIDALDPGTNRIFLTDTTVLYPGRRMSAPDYLRLTNEHGFGLPYTAPFIIADGLRGEDETVVKTPEDFHTDEAYIASIISSSDALVVISHFKGHLLTGFGGALKNLGMGCASRAGKLYQHSSVNPLIKTDKCNACGICAAYCREKAISIGTYAKINPDICTGCGECLGRCPEGAIRVSWNQNMNVFVRRMVEYAWAAVKVSRPLVYVNFLTSIVPDCDCMHDSDPPFVDDIGILASTDPVAIDMASLDLVTAAPASENSPVRAGAGEDKFTACRPDICGILQLSIAESIGLGSMEYNLVKIVDA, from the coding sequence ATGTCGAAAGTTTTCTTTCTTCCGATCGATAAGGCACTAATGGATGGAGAATTCGCGAAGCTGCTGAATAAAGCCGCAGATATGAAGGGAATTCGACCGACGGATACGGTCGCTGTAAAAATACATCCCGGTGAAGAGGGAAATACTTCGTACGTAAGCCCGGATAATGTGAACAGAGTCATCGATGCTCTCGATCCGGGAACGAACAGGATATTTCTTACCGATACAACCGTCCTGTACCCGGGAAGAAGAATGTCCGCTCCCGATTACCTTCGTTTGACCAATGAACACGGATTCGGATTACCGTATACAGCACCGTTTATAATAGCCGATGGCCTTCGCGGTGAAGATGAGACGGTAGTGAAAACGCCGGAAGATTTTCATACCGATGAAGCGTATATAGCCTCCATTATCTCAAGTTCAGACGCTCTGGTTGTAATCAGTCATTTCAAGGGACATCTGCTTACAGGCTTCGGGGGAGCTCTGAAAAACCTCGGCATGGGATGTGCCTCCAGAGCCGGGAAACTCTATCAGCATTCTTCAGTAAATCCGCTGATAAAAACTGATAAATGTAATGCCTGCGGCATCTGCGCCGCATACTGCCGGGAAAAAGCCATCAGTATCGGCACATATGCGAAAATAAACCCTGATATCTGTACAGGCTGCGGTGAATGTCTGGGCCGATGCCCGGAGGGGGCCATAAGGGTAAGCTGGAACCAGAACATGAACGTTTTCGTAAGGAGAATGGTGGAGTACGCCTGGGCTGCAGTAAAGGTTTCAAGGCCTCTTGTATACGTTAATTTCCTTACATCGATTGTACCCGATTGCGACTGTATGCATGATTCCGATCCGCCATTTGTTGATGATATCGGCATACTGGCCTCAACCGATCCCGTCGCGATTGACATGGCATCGCTTGACCTGGTAACCGCTGCCCCGGCCTCGGAGAATTCCCCGGTCAGGGCGGGAGCGGGAGAGGATAAATTCACTGCCTGCCGCCCGGACATCTGTGGAATCCTGCAGCTCTCTATCGCTGAATCCATCGGATTGGGCTCCATGGAATACAACCTTGTAAAAATAGTTGATGCTTAA
- a CDS encoding DMT family transporter yields MLNTPRRKAASYMSLGALFLSTVPVFVKLIPPEAGIPTTQKLFMRGAVATLALAVVLLKKGISFKPGSPLLLGARSLFGIAGMLAYFLAVEGMPLAEAVTINKLSPFFVLILSWIFLGEKLKKTQILAIILGFTGVIVILRPASIPLTLPAGLAVISALFAGSAYTTLRALRKTDRPLLVVFWFSAAVTVFFLPSVIVGGVMPGLKPLVFLFCIGISGTAGQLFMTKAYRCAPGGEVAIYGYLSVVFSMLWQILFFDSMPVAAVFIGAGLILLGGWMNYRNNGN; encoded by the coding sequence ATGCTTAATACTCCTCGGCGAAAAGCTGCTTCATACATGTCTCTGGGCGCGCTTTTCCTTTCCACAGTTCCAGTTTTTGTGAAACTTATTCCACCGGAAGCAGGAATACCAACAACGCAGAAGCTTTTCATGCGGGGAGCAGTGGCAACCCTTGCTCTGGCGGTCGTACTTCTTAAAAAGGGCATTTCTTTCAAACCGGGCAGCCCGCTTCTGCTCGGAGCAAGATCCCTCTTCGGAATTGCGGGAATGCTTGCCTATTTCCTTGCGGTGGAAGGTATGCCCCTTGCTGAAGCCGTAACGATCAACAAGCTCAGTCCTTTTTTCGTTCTTATTCTTTCCTGGATTTTCCTGGGTGAAAAATTGAAGAAAACTCAGATACTGGCCATAATTCTGGGATTTACGGGGGTGATAGTAATCCTCAGACCAGCTTCCATTCCATTGACTCTTCCAGCCGGACTCGCCGTAATTTCAGCACTGTTCGCGGGAAGCGCCTATACGACCCTGAGAGCCCTTAGAAAAACGGACAGACCCCTGCTCGTAGTTTTCTGGTTTTCGGCAGCTGTAACTGTATTCTTTCTCCCTTCAGTCATCGTTGGGGGAGTCATGCCCGGTTTAAAACCGCTTGTTTTCCTTTTCTGCATAGGTATATCGGGAACAGCCGGTCAGCTGTTCATGACGAAGGCTTACCGCTGCGCCCCGGGTGGAGAAGTTGCCATATACGGCTATCTCAGTGTTGTGTTCTCGATGCTGTGGCAGATACTCTTCTTCGATTCTATGCCAGTCGCAGCAGTATTTATCGGAGCGGGACTGATTCTTCTCGGCGGATGGATGAACTACAGAAACAACGGTAACTGA
- a CDS encoding 3',5'-cyclic-nucleotide phosphodiesterase, with protein MYIDVIGVDGSKQLGCNLCSMLLGESVLLDAGSASMLSGLQQQEVEMVLLTHAHLDHVLELGFMIDATVTIRDEPLRVMGSKACLDIVKKHYMNDLIWPDFSHIKTSSGPALVYENIEDRKWFELPGGISAWAEPVCHGSGARGFLFRSDTGTILHTGDTGPTDSIWKRASEINDLKMVIAEISFPDQKTDVAIASNHLTPSLLEKELEKLNKPDIPVYAFHLKPWERHEIEKDVARRFSDRIVILRRGDRLEF; from the coding sequence GTGTACATTGATGTCATAGGTGTTGACGGATCAAAACAGTTAGGGTGTAATCTCTGTTCGATGCTCCTTGGAGAATCGGTTCTTCTCGATGCAGGTTCGGCATCCATGCTTTCGGGATTACAGCAGCAGGAAGTAGAGATGGTTCTTCTTACCCATGCTCATCTGGATCACGTACTTGAACTGGGCTTTATGATAGATGCCACGGTTACCATCCGGGATGAGCCTTTGAGGGTAATGGGCAGTAAAGCATGCCTTGATATTGTTAAAAAGCATTATATGAACGATCTTATCTGGCCGGATTTCAGCCATATAAAAACCTCAAGCGGTCCCGCATTGGTTTACGAGAACATAGAGGACAGGAAATGGTTCGAGCTGCCAGGAGGAATATCCGCATGGGCTGAGCCTGTCTGTCATGGATCGGGTGCCAGGGGTTTTCTTTTCAGGTCCGATACCGGTACTATTCTGCATACCGGCGATACCGGACCAACCGATTCCATCTGGAAAAGAGCTTCAGAGATAAACGATCTGAAGATGGTCATTGCTGAGATATCATTTCCTGATCAGAAGACGGATGTTGCCATAGCAAGCAATCATCTTACCCCGTCTCTTCTTGAAAAGGAACTGGAAAAGCTGAACAAACCTGATATCCCTGTTTATGCTTTCCATCTGAAACCATGGGAAAGACACGAGATCGAAAAAGACGTCGCGCGAAGATTCAGCGACAGAATCGTAATACTCCGGCGCGGAGACAGGTTGGAATTCTGA
- the alr gene encoding alanine racemase: MGYLKWIEIDESAPDWNLRQLKSCSDNDRILFCSVVKSNAYGHGVREITSLLPSADWFAVNSLDEGLELRHYGIKRPVLLLGHVLMERLHEAVDADLRLTVYNIETLEKLGKIPRNDTTCRLHVKIETGTGRQGILPEDVPEFIRKASGTPGLEIEGLSTHFANIEDTLNHEFAEKQLGIFKEVVETVRKSGIFPPIIHTACTAATILFPETHFNMLRTGIGLYGFWPSRETFLSAQTNGIPVPELRPVLSWKTRIAQIKDFPEGSYIGYGCTYRTSRKTRLGVLPVGYADGYDRKCGNSAHVLVRGKRAPILGRVCMNLVMVDLTDIPEVSLEDTAVLLGKDGNEIITAEMMAEWVGTINYEIVTRISPFMPRVIVKRGSESVH; encoded by the coding sequence ATGGGATATCTTAAATGGATAGAAATCGACGAGTCTGCTCCCGATTGGAATCTCAGGCAGCTGAAATCCTGTTCAGACAATGACAGGATTCTCTTCTGCTCCGTTGTGAAATCCAACGCCTACGGACACGGTGTACGGGAGATTACCTCTCTGCTTCCCTCTGCTGACTGGTTCGCTGTCAATTCGCTTGATGAAGGTCTTGAACTAAGACATTACGGCATCAAAAGACCAGTTCTGCTGCTTGGCCATGTTCTTATGGAAAGGCTCCATGAAGCCGTCGACGCTGATCTGAGATTAACAGTTTACAATATAGAGACGCTTGAAAAGCTGGGGAAGATACCGCGAAACGATACAACCTGCAGGCTGCATGTTAAGATCGAAACAGGAACAGGAAGACAGGGAATTCTTCCGGAAGACGTTCCAGAATTCATCCGAAAGGCCTCCGGAACTCCGGGTCTCGAAATAGAGGGGTTGTCGACTCACTTCGCCAATATTGAGGATACTCTGAACCATGAGTTCGCTGAAAAACAGCTTGGTATCTTCAAAGAAGTGGTTGAAACGGTCAGGAAATCGGGAATATTTCCTCCGATTATTCATACAGCATGTACCGCGGCGACCATACTCTTTCCTGAAACGCATTTCAATATGCTCAGAACCGGGATCGGTCTTTACGGATTCTGGCCTTCCAGGGAAACGTTCCTGTCAGCACAGACAAACGGCATCCCTGTTCCGGAACTCAGACCGGTTCTATCCTGGAAAACCCGAATAGCCCAGATAAAAGATTTTCCAGAAGGAAGCTATATTGGTTACGGATGCACATACAGAACAAGCAGAAAAACAAGGCTCGGTGTTCTGCCGGTTGGTTATGCCGACGGTTACGACAGAAAGTGTGGCAATTCCGCACATGTACTGGTAAGAGGAAAAAGGGCACCCATTCTTGGGCGTGTATGCATGAATCTTGTTATGGTTGACCTTACGGATATTCCCGAAGTATCCCTTGAAGATACCGCCGTTCTGCTTGGGAAAGATGGAAATGAGATCATTACAGCGGAAATGATGGCTGAATGGGTGGGAACGATAAACTACGAAATAGTAACTCGTATAAGTCCTTTTATGCCGAGAGTTATTGTAAAGAGAGGATCGGAAAGTGTACATTGA
- a CDS encoding T9SS type A sorting domain-containing protein: MKNTVVLSILLVLISIPTLAQATIPGEYIVQTYIDEDGNMIDEIVVPGRPPIDHREPSVELPEVLVSDGVNILPEVPAYDWCYGCSATSGAMIAGYYDRDNGTSYPNMYSGPANGGVAPITNTVWGNGECPLSATHQGYDGLSVRGHVDDYYDSNDTALDPYYGNWTQHEYADCTADYMGTNQYHNWQNANGSTRFYYYSSGAPVYDYTACEPDKRDGCHGLKLFFESRGYSIQYHGNYNQYIYGYNGNTQGFTYNQFKTEIDAGRPVMIHVSGHTMVGFGYNDNGASDVVWIHDTWDHNNHTMIWGDSYSGMTHYGVSVFNLEYAVPIAGDESTEASFYNLHNVFPNPAHGTAFVQFEIPEITNVSLTVYDISGRAVTELIYSELTPGVHEAMIDDLRAGFYVIRMHAGDFIDCANMIIVR; this comes from the coding sequence ATGAAAAATACAGTTGTTTTGTCAATTCTGTTGGTATTGATTTCTATTCCAACCCTGGCGCAGGCAACGATTCCGGGTGAGTACATCGTTCAAACATATATCGATGAAGATGGAAATATGATTGATGAGATTGTTGTTCCCGGCAGGCCGCCAATTGATCACAGAGAACCGTCAGTTGAATTGCCGGAAGTGTTGGTAAGCGATGGAGTTAACATTCTGCCGGAAGTTCCGGCGTACGATTGGTGCTACGGATGCTCTGCGACGTCCGGGGCAATGATAGCAGGTTATTATGACAGGGATAATGGAACATCGTATCCAAATATGTATTCCGGACCTGCAAACGGTGGTGTTGCTCCAATAACGAACACCGTGTGGGGAAATGGAGAATGTCCTTTGAGCGCAACTCATCAGGGATATGATGGTTTGTCTGTGAGAGGGCATGTAGATGATTACTACGATAGTAATGATACAGCATTAGACCCGTATTACGGTAATTGGACTCAGCATGAATATGCTGATTGTACAGCGGATTATATGGGAACAAATCAGTATCATAACTGGCAGAATGCAAATGGCTCAACAAGGTTTTACTACTATTCCAGCGGAGCGCCGGTTTACGATTATACAGCATGTGAACCGGATAAGAGAGATGGATGCCATGGATTGAAGCTTTTCTTTGAATCCCGTGGGTATTCAATTCAGTATCATGGAAATTATAATCAATACATCTATGGTTACAATGGGAATACACAAGGATTTACATATAATCAATTCAAGACAGAAATAGATGCCGGACGCCCTGTAATGATTCATGTGTCAGGTCATACCATGGTTGGTTTTGGATACAATGATAATGGGGCTTCTGATGTTGTTTGGATTCACGATACCTGGGACCATAACAATCACACGATGATCTGGGGAGATTCCTATAGTGGGATGACACACTACGGTGTAAGCGTTTTCAACCTGGAATATGCTGTTCCGATAGCAGGAGATGAATCGACTGAAGCATCATTTTACAATTTACACAATGTATTCCCCAATCCAGCGCATGGAACGGCGTTCGTGCAATTTGAAATCCCCGAGATTACAAACGTATCCCTGACTGTTTACGATATATCGGGAAGAGCTGTTACTGAACTGATTTACAGTGAACTAACTCCGGGAGTACATGAAGCTATGATTGATGATCTGCGTGCAGGATTTTACGTTATTCGTATGCACGCAGGTGACTTCATCGATTGCGCGAATATGATTATTGTTCGATAA